CCATAAGCATAACAACAAGAAGCTTAtctctaaaaataattttagagttgtgttcttggaaaaaaaatgagaggaAGGGCTGGCCTTGGCACACTCTATGCTTTGGATGCCTTTCACATATATCTACTTGAACTCGCGGAAAAACTGCTAGCGGAAAAGATAGGTTGTGTCGTCACACACCAATATTTTATGCAAAAGAACTTGACGATGTGCTATATATGAGCCCCATTATGTTCACCAGGTGAGCGTGGACCATGGAGGACCCGACctaattaataatatagtacaaAACTAACAACATGTCAAGCTAGCATATCCCTTTTCTTAGCTATCTCGTGTGATTCATATTGAAAGTTAATTTAATTAGTGGATATTCGGACCGTTGATCGATGATGACCACTTGATCTCTCATGACCCTTCGATTGTTCTGCACTTCAAGCAAGTACTGTACTTGATTGGTTGTGTctctaaataaatatataatcttCATAGAAAAAGTTGTGGTAGGAATAATTTCAAGTTCTTAGGGGTATATACAAGTTGGATAGTAGTAGTAGAAAAGTTAGAAGCAACATACATTAGCTAGATCTGACAGTTACTTAAGTTATGGTAAAGTTTTaaggtttttttcctttttacttcTGGTCTGCTAGTGTTGATTTCTTGTGAACTCGATCTGAGCTATTTAATACTAAGTAGGAGTAGCAGATAATGTTTTAGTTTGGTGCTTGATCTTGTTAATATTGTTTTCTTGCCCCTGAAGCGAGGTTTGTAGGTGGTTGTGTTAACTGGTCCTACCAGAGTGACTGTGATCACATCACACAACTTTTAGTTATCTCCTCTACATGGTGTTAACTTGTTCCATTTGATTGATTAGAGTATCATTTCCTACCTTTATTGCAAACTATACTCATTCCAATTAGAATAATTCGGTAGAAAAATCAGTGACTTTCTTTGGTTAATTTGCCATGTTGTCTGAAGATTGTATCCAAAACTTATCCTACAGACTGCACAAGTTACACACTAGCTATACTTGAGTGCATGCATGCTCGTAGTCGTAGGTAATCAGAAGACACAAGCAAAGGATCACTTTTGCAGCCATTGATCGAGAGAGGATGATGCCCTCCGGCTACATGCAAGAACTCTTCTTCTAAAGCAGAAtatactcctctctctctccattcatTTCTTGAGTCTTCCAAGCATGCAAAGCTCCTTTCACCTCTCCTTTCATTTCCTTTTCATGCCTCATATCATCATCAGCTCGAGCTGTTCTTTCTCACCTGTGACGACTGAGTGAGTGACTCCCCTGATGAACAAATTAATTGGAGCATGCCTGAGCCTTGACTTTACAGCCCTGGAGAAGATTCGAAAGACGACGTGTGTTTGACTTCTGCattattcattcattcattcattcatgcaTACTACTCCTACTGCTCATTTGTGTTGGGAACTGGGCTAGAGTTGTTGGGAGTGATCTGATGGGATTGAACTGGAGTGAGGTAGGTTTCACTGGGATCTGTTTCACagagaaggaaaagagaatAGACCTCTAGTGGAGTACTCCTACTAGTTCTCTCAATAGTGAAATGAATAAACAAGAGGCCATTCATGGAAGGGGAAGGCAATGGTGTTACCACTGGCTTGATCAAGGCCTCAAGTAGTGAGTGGCATTGGTTATTAAACACCACACAAAATCTAGTAGAGATGATCTTTTTCCCACCTGTTGCATTACATCATATGTCAAGTCTCTGACAAGAACCACATGGAACAGTTTCACTCATAGTTTTTGCGAGTTCAGCCAAATGGCTACCACTAGACACTAGTAGTACATAATAGTTAGGATTAGGGGGGGAGATATGAGAGGGAGTGTGTGTGAAAGTGAGGGAGAATATAAAAAAGGCTATGCAAAAAGGTGGCAACAAGCAAACAATATGAGTGGGGGCGATATACCTTTTGTGGATTTGCTAGTGTTTAACTATTGAAACCATGACTTCTCTGGGCTAATCCTTTGTTTACATCGTCTCCTTTGGCATTATAGTATCACAGCTTTGGTCCCCATCTTGTTCGATCTCTTGAGCATGCATGCTCTCCTCCTAGCTTAGCTTTCCCTTCCTTCAACTCTACTCAACAAGTCAAAGATCGAGTCCTCTCTCTAAAACTTCTTCATCCCAATCAAAAACTCCTCCCAAAACCTTCTCAAACCTCAGCTCATATAATACTACTCTCTCTAAAACTCttcgtgagagagagagagagagagatgtgatGCTGCATGAAGGTTAGATTTTGGAACATGTCAAATCACAATTGTTCCAGGCATATGGGGAGGTAATTGATTATGAGAGGAGAGTCACaagttctttctttttttttctttttttgttatgtagtatatttttattctaCTGGCTCTTGTACTGGATGTTGCTGCTGCAAGTGATCGATGCATGCATGAGAGTGATGAGCTGCTTCTGCTTGTTGCCTTCCTCACTTTGGGCATTTCTCTCTCGCCTTCCTGTCCATTGCTGGCCTTATGTGAGGTTTTGCCAATACCTCTAATCATCTCCTCtctcactttctctctctcttgatgCTACTACTGCCTTGCAGAGGCAGCAACAGGAGAGAGTAGCAGATTCCTTTGTTGTTCTGCCCACAAGAGAGAACTCACAACTCACAAGTAGTAGCAGTAACAACATCAGCAGCAGGTACTACTAGACCCACACACATGCAAGCACAGATATGAGTATATGATCTTTCTCCCATGCCACAAGTGAAAAGATTTCTCCCTCTCCATTATCCTTTGTTTCCTTTTGCCTTTTGTATTGTTCTGAATGCATGCTGCTAGCTACTCCAGCTACTGGTTGCTCTCTCTACACATGTGTGTATACAACTACACATACTATGCTTATTTGTACAAAATTTTGTGCAGGGTTGGAAGCAAGGGATCTCTGCATGCTGTGGTTGCATGACACAGATGCACATGTCCCTTTTGGTGGGTAATGATGGGGTGCAGGTGGAGGTGATGATAGATTGCCTCATCTGGGGACTGAGACATTCCATCCAAGGGTGCCCAATGCCATGCCCTCACATTCACTCACAGCTAGTAGAGctatccccctcccctcccctctttgCAATATTCCATTTGTTTGCTAATGTGTTGTATCAAGATGCCCTTGATGTGAGTGTTCACTGCCCTCTCTGTCCCTCATTTTTTGCATCTCTCATTCTCATGCATTGCATACCATGTACAACTACTGCTTCAGCTAGAATTGCATGtgatgtatatatatgataGTATATCCTTTGCATCtcgggaaaatatgtagtgcaaatcacatatatagtggaaacttgaaaactaccgttgaatcgagaaatggacgtccgagattcgtccacgtcatcatgagttaaaatttaactcgcagattcactcatgagttaaaattttactcggagttaaattttaactcatgatgACGTAaacgaatctcggacgtccatttctcgatccaatggtagttttcaagttttcactacatatgtggtttgtACTGTATATTTTCCCTTGCATCTCCATGTATCTCAAAAGTTACATGAGTGGCACTTGCTACTGTGCATGTAGTATGTGTAGCAGCTAGGTTATAAATTTCTTTATGTGTAACATGTGTGTGATGCATAGTATATGCAATGTGAAACACTGACACAGCTAGACCAGGTGTGGGGGGTGTGCTTGTTCTTGTTGCAAGGAAGTTATCTGGAGGCCATCATCAATGAAGATCCCACCAAGGGACAAAACATGAGATGGTTGGAGACTTGGGTCTGTCTAGTCTCTATTCAACCATTTAAAGCATTGCGTGTGTAGGCTACACTCGGAGAGAGAACACAGAGCAGCCGTCCAAACCGTCTGAAATGATAACTTACTCTAAGCTAGTAGGAGTGCTAGTAGTACCCTCTATATGTGCAATTTTATTCGTTAAAAAGGTTTCCATGCATGCTTTTTTAGTTTATCAATAGCCTAAACCTTTTGAATTATTAAGAGTTAATTAGTCCCAAGTGTGTATGATTACTCCCCCAAATTCTCTTTGTTTTCTTCGAAAAATTTGCAGTTATTTAAGTGaggtcctctctctctctctctctctctctctctttgataAACTGAGGTTCTCAAGTTTCATGTTTTACCAATTAATCAATCCCAAGtaggttttatttttgttgatttAAGTCCTCGGACCTCAAGCCCTGAACATTCAATAATTTATCAAATTCAAGGACCTGCAGTTAGATAATTTTtagttaatagaaaaaaatatcgcatttgttgcaacgggtgaagactattttaatcttattattgttatacggtttagctagggtaaaatttactctaaaaattcgtttgaactttttttaaaaatgtcatGAGCTACAATTAGGAGTTTGACTTTCGTcacaagttagcatgcaagtttttttaaatatatttcttatacgactccttttgtattttcaaaagtgaaCAAACATAAAAGCTAACTCAAACACAAATCTATATTTGCAAAAGCGAACGAAATTAAAAACCAGCTCAAACAAGAATGACATACAAAGTACTgacaaaaacatatttaatttttataatagtagagatatgagTAAAAGGGACCAAAATCAACAAAGCAAATAGTGGAGAGCCGGAATCAACACTGTCTGACTTGGTGAAGATCTCAATTACACAAAAATGAATGCTTTAAAAGGATCATTTAATTAAAGAAATaccaaatatataataatagcTAGTACCATCatattatatatactccctttgtccctgAAAGAGTATTATCCAGATtcattcatagctaaaaatacaCTCTTTTAGAGATGGCCGGAgtatcattatatgtctatagcATATACTTCTACttaacatatataaatacatactccctccgccctaaaataagtgcagttttgcactattcacgttcaacgtttgaccgtccgtcttatttgaaaattttttatgattagtatttttattgctattagatgataaaacatgaatagtactttatgtgtgactaaatgtttttaattttttataaatttttcaaataagacggacggtcaaacgttgaacgtgaatagtgcaaaactgcacttattttgggacggagttagtacatatatatacacattacACATTGCATACATAAACATACAACCACACTGCCCTCTAGCTATACACatgccatgatgccaagagccAATGATCACCACCCAAATCCTTCTAGCAATAGCTCCCTATGGCACAAACAGTCACAGctgcacaaacacacacacacacacacatatcacCCATTCATCTACTCTAGCTAATCTAAAGGCACTAGCATAGTACTACAATCAACCAGTAGTAGTAGCCCTCATTTGCATGTTTTTATTTCGCCCACCAATCCTTGGAATGTTTTAGATTCCCCCCTCTCACTCTCTCATCAAGGAATGAGCATCCCCCATTCTCCCCCAACCCCTCATATTTTCAGTTTCTCACTCTAcctttcccctcctcccctagctaacccctctctctttctctctctaaagCTCCAATCTTTCTACCTTTCTCTCTCTAAAAGCTGGAGTAGcttaatttctttctttctttttctttctcagcTGGGATTGCACAGTGAAGCTAGGGAGAGGCTATAGCTATGGGGGTGATGTAGCTGGGCAGTGAGGCTAGTGAcaatctctctctcacacacacacacacaaaaacacTTGTGTATTTTTGGCAGATGATGTCCTGTCAAGGAAGCTGCAATTGCAAGCCCAGATGTTGGACGTGCACGCTCGCCCTCCCTATTAAACCCGCCCTCCTCCGatgctccctctcctcctcccccctcgccgccgccgccgccaccttctccgGCAGCTCACCGTCGTTGTAGTagctctggtggtggtggtggtgacgacgacggctacggcggcggcgacggcatgcTCCGGTCACTCCACTCCTCGTCGTCTTCTGACACGGATAACAACAGCGGTGGCTGCAAgaacaatggcggcggcggtggcgaggccgccgccgccgttgaggGTGGCGGTGATCAGCGTgccgttgcggcggcggcgccgtcgacgcgGGACTTGCTGCTGGCGTGCGCGGACCTGCTGCAGAGGGGGGacctgccggcggcgaggcgagcggcggagatcgtcttggcggcggcggcgtcgccgcggggcgacgcggcggaCCGCCTGGCGTACCACTTCGCCCGCGCGCTGGCGCTCCGGGTGGACGCCAAGGCCGGCCATGgccacgtcgtcgtcggcggcggcgcggcgcggccggcgtcgTCCGGGGCGTACCTGGCGTTCAACCAGATCGCGCCGTTCCTGCGTTTCGCGCACCTCACGGCGAACCAGGCCATCCTCGAGGCCGTCGACGGCGCGCGCCGCGTCCACATCCTCGACCTCGACGCCGTCCACGGCGTGCAgtggccgccgctgctgcagGCCATCGCCGAGCGCGCGGACCCGGCGCTCGGCCCGCCCGAGGTCCgcgtcaccggcgccggcgccgaccgcgACACCCTCCTCCGCACCGGCAACCGCCTCCGCGCCTTCGCCCGCTCCATCCACCTCCCCTTCCACTTCAccccgctcctcctctcctgcGCCACCACGGCGCCCCACCACGTCGCCGGCACgagcaccggcgccgccgccgccgcctcgaccgccgccgccgccactggccTCGAGTTTCACCCGGACGAGACGCTCGCCGTGAACTGCGTCATGTTCTTGCACAACCTGGCCGGCCACGACGAGCTCGCCGCGTTCTTGAAGTGGGTGAAGGCCATGTCGCCCGCCGTGGTGACCATCGCCGAGAGggaagcaggcggcggcggcggcggcggcgaccacatCGACGACCTGCCGCGGCGGGTCGGGGTGGCCATGGATCACTACTCGGCGGTGTTCGAGGCGCTGGAGGCGACGGTGCCGCCGGGGAGCCGGGAGCGCCTCGCCGTGGAGCAGGAGGTGCTGGGCCGGGAGATCGAGGCCGCGGTGGGGCCCtccggcggccggtggtggcgcggcatcgagcggtggggcggcgccgcccgcgccgcgggGTTCGCGGCGCGGCCGCTCAGCGCGTTCGCCGTGTCGCAGGCGCGGCTGCTGCTCCGGCTGCACTACCCGTCGGAGGGCTACCTCGTGCAGGAGGCGCGCGGCGCCTGCTTCCTCGGGTGGCAGACGCGCCCGCTGCTCTCCGTCTCAGCGtggcagccgtcgtcgtcgtagccggcgacgaagacgacgatggcgacggcggcggcgaccacgggctagggtttgccaagctcgattgatcgatcgatcactacTGCTCCCATATATAAatagagaatatatatatatatattatatatgaacaTTTGCATAGATGCAATAATATTGGCTACTCGATCTCTAGTTAGCATGCAAGATCTCATGGAGGTTTTGGGAGGATGTGAACTAGTTGGGTTTGCAAGGAGGaagaaaccctaaccctagctagCTGCTTCATTAATTGCTGTTAAATCTTTGGTTGTTTTGCTTGCTTGGCTAGTTAATCAAAAGCTGTTAATTAATTTCGATCCTGCAATGGGATGGAGAGGAGGATTTGAGAAATGCATCATAGCTTAATTAGCATGAGGATGGCAATGGAGTTTGAAGTGATCAAGAACATGGTGAGAGGCTACTACTACGTACTAGTACCAATTCcatgttttttctctttttttttccatttttttttgtttctgcaTGTCTCACTAGTTCCTGTTGGAGATTTACATAGTTCTAGGGAGATTTTGTCTATATGTTGGACCTAAATA
The Oryza sativa Japonica Group chromosome 6, ASM3414082v1 DNA segment above includes these coding regions:
- the LOC107278653 gene encoding protein MONOCULM 1 — translated: MLRSLHSSSSSDTDNNSGGCKNNGGGGGEAAAAVEGGGDQRAVAAAAPSTRDLLLACADLLQRGDLPAARRAAEIVLAAAASPRGDAADRLAYHFARALALRVDAKAGHGHVVVGGGAARPASSGAYLAFNQIAPFLRFAHLTANQAILEAVDGARRVHILDLDAVHGVQWPPLLQAIAERADPALGPPEVRVTGAGADRDTLLRTGNRLRAFARSIHLPFHFTPLLLSCATTAPHHVAGTSTGAAAAASTAAAATGLEFHPDETLAVNCVMFLHNLAGHDELAAFLKWVKAMSPAVVTIAEREAGGGGGGGDHIDDLPRRVGVAMDHYSAVFEALEATVPPGSRERLAVEQEVLGREIEAAVGPSGGRWWRGIERWGGAARAAGFAARPLSAFAVSQARLLLRLHYPSEGYLVQEARGACFLGWQTRPLLSVSAWQPSSS